One stretch of Juglans microcarpa x Juglans regia isolate MS1-56 chromosome 3D, Jm3101_v1.0, whole genome shotgun sequence DNA includes these proteins:
- the LOC121255951 gene encoding uncharacterized protein LOC121255951, translated as MMRRQHQDEQSRIFYELSALVLNILRSPPSPIPFSENSPPAAMTTSSSSASRRPYSAAQISPAGFASLLLGISLALMLCGSVTFFIGFILMPWVLGLVMVLYVAGIISTVSMLGRSLLCYATAPPTPRKDVPAWKLM; from the exons ATGATGAGAAGGCAACATCAAGACGAGCAATCTAGGATCTTCTACGAGCTCTCTGCTCTGGTCCTCAACATCCTCCGATCCCCACCGTCTCCGATTCCGTTCTCCGAAAATTCTCCGCCGGCGGCTATGACGACATCATCTTCGTCAGCCTCCCGGCGGCCTTATTCGGCGGCGCAGATCTCGCCAGCGGGGTTCGCTTCGCTGCTGCTGGGGATTTCTCTGGCCCTGATGCTCTGCGGATCGGTCACTTTCTTCATTGGCTTCATATTGATGCCATGGGTTCTCGGGCTGGTCATGGTATTGTACGTGGCTGGAATCATCTCGACCGTCTCGATGCTCGGTCGCTCCCTTCTCTGTTACGCCACGGCGCCGCCCACGCCGCGGAAGGACGTTCCTG CATGGAAACTTATGTGA
- the LOC121254131 gene encoding uncharacterized protein LOC121254131, producing the protein MSDWGPVFVAAVLFVLLTPGLLFQVPGRHGCVAFGNFQTSGASILIHSLLYFALTCIFLLAMKVHLYIY; encoded by the coding sequence ATGTCGGACTGGGGTCCAGTGTTTGTGGCTGCGGTGCTGTTTGTGCTTTTAACTCCGGGTCTGCTTTTCCAAGTGCCTGGGCGCCATGGCTGCGTCGCGTTTGGCAACTTTCAGACCAGTGGTGCATCCATACTAATCCACTCCCTCCTCTACTTTGCTCTTACTTGCATCTTTTTGCTGGCCATGAAGGTTCACTTGTACATTTATTAA